One genomic window of Cystobacter ferrugineus includes the following:
- a CDS encoding DUF2058 family protein, with protein sequence MQNLRDKLLKAGLVSEDQAKKSETTAAKAPRPPSEPSAQRSGPPRGEREERPPREHRGRDERPPRREGPGGGGRPQGSGRPQGGFRPQGAGRPQGGRPPQAEAASRPVPKLPPLPGSKAAQRMESKKQVELDKKLRELVYGGQVPVDVGATVFYFMTRKGKLRRLELTEAQAKQLEDGTLGVVERPEPAQIEHSLVPAAVAEQMFAISKKSVRFLNRKDSPIGFMSDDQVKEQQAAEARGDAPVPDEDDEPSESDDAASASAEGSAPEGSSEPTPS encoded by the coding sequence ATGCAGAACCTGCGTGACAAGCTCTTGAAGGCCGGCCTGGTCTCCGAGGACCAGGCGAAGAAGTCCGAAACCACGGCCGCGAAGGCCCCCCGCCCCCCGTCCGAGCCGTCGGCCCAGCGCTCGGGCCCGCCCCGAGGCGAGCGCGAGGAGCGCCCACCGCGTGAGCACCGGGGCCGGGACGAGCGTCCGCCCCGCCGCGAGGGGCCGGGAGGAGGAGGACGTCCGCAGGGCTCTGGACGGCCGCAGGGTGGCTTCCGTCCGCAAGGTGCCGGTCGGCCGCAGGGAGGGCGTCCTCCCCAGGCGGAGGCGGCCAGCCGCCCCGTGCCCAAGCTGCCGCCCCTGCCGGGCTCCAAGGCCGCCCAGCGCATGGAGTCCAAGAAGCAGGTGGAGCTGGACAAGAAGCTGCGCGAGCTGGTGTACGGCGGGCAGGTGCCCGTGGACGTCGGCGCCACCGTCTTCTACTTCATGACGCGCAAGGGGAAGCTGCGCCGCCTGGAGCTGACCGAGGCACAGGCCAAGCAGCTCGAGGACGGCACGCTCGGCGTGGTGGAGCGCCCCGAGCCGGCGCAGATCGAGCACTCGCTGGTGCCCGCGGCCGTGGCCGAGCAGATGTTCGCCATCTCGAAGAAGTCGGTGCGCTTCCTCAACCGCAAGGACTCGCCCATCGGCTTCATGAGCGACGACCAGGTCAAGGAGCAGCAGGCGGCCGAGGCCCGGGGAGACGCGCCCGTGCCCGACGAGGACGACGAGCCGTCCGAGTCCGACGATGCCGCGAGCGCCTCCGCCGAGGGCTCGGCCCCCGAGGGCTCCAGCGAGCCCACGCCGTCCTGA
- a CDS encoding peptidase M3, which yields MDRPLPLLRENLDDFLAALATSVWRSAAGRPQEFSLRELYEDSPEIASAEAFAAATEAVPKAQAKGDLLAVRRLRLLRDFIATQVEEALAAPEAEAIAQLETRSSIPVDDGVLSFGEVLGQIPHEGNRTRRAVLENAAGGFLWDNRGRYGARHEATFRVAEKLGAPSYLALREDVSGIALQPLAEAAAQTLRATEDAYRDVLSYVLKKVEPTLRPLPTGNARRHDLRAATQVPWMHAFFRREDGLPAVIRWLGEWGFHPSAEGRIRLDDETRPGKVARPITASVRVPHEVRLVLQPHAGLDALGSLLHEYGHALHHAHVSEQLPLELRRLGDASVTEGFATLFERLLMDEEWLKRYARLPTSPARDAARMAAFQALTVLRRHCARLGYELSLRTSGPSSERAEEYVDTQRQALFVEPHRGFFLFDVDPQLYVTRYLRGWALEARLTPSLTGRFNEDWWRNPSARQWLQGLFARGGTDDAETLSQEISGKKLALPEAGDRLVALLNR from the coding sequence ATGGACCGTCCCCTTCCCCTTCTTCGCGAGAACCTGGACGACTTCCTCGCCGCGCTGGCCACCTCCGTCTGGCGCTCGGCCGCTGGCCGCCCCCAGGAGTTCTCCCTCCGCGAGCTCTATGAGGACTCGCCGGAGATCGCCTCCGCCGAGGCCTTCGCCGCCGCCACCGAGGCCGTCCCCAAGGCCCAGGCCAAGGGAGACCTGCTCGCGGTGCGCCGCCTGCGACTCCTGCGCGACTTCATCGCCACCCAGGTCGAGGAGGCCCTCGCCGCCCCCGAGGCCGAGGCCATCGCCCAGCTCGAAACCCGCTCGAGCATCCCCGTGGACGACGGGGTGCTCTCCTTCGGAGAGGTGCTCGGACAGATTCCCCACGAGGGCAATCGCACCCGGCGCGCCGTGCTCGAGAACGCCGCGGGCGGCTTCCTCTGGGACAACCGGGGCCGCTACGGCGCCCGCCACGAGGCCACCTTCCGCGTCGCCGAGAAGCTCGGCGCCCCGAGCTACCTCGCCCTGCGCGAGGACGTCTCCGGCATCGCGCTCCAGCCGCTCGCCGAGGCCGCCGCCCAGACGCTGCGCGCCACCGAGGACGCCTACCGGGACGTGCTCTCCTACGTGCTCAAGAAGGTGGAGCCCACGCTGCGGCCGCTGCCCACGGGCAACGCGCGACGGCATGACCTGCGCGCCGCCACCCAGGTGCCGTGGATGCATGCCTTCTTCCGACGCGAGGATGGGCTGCCCGCCGTCATCCGCTGGCTCGGCGAGTGGGGCTTCCACCCGTCCGCCGAAGGCCGCATCCGCCTGGACGACGAGACACGGCCCGGCAAGGTGGCGCGCCCCATCACCGCCTCGGTGCGCGTGCCGCACGAGGTGCGCCTGGTGCTCCAGCCGCACGCGGGGCTCGATGCCCTGGGCAGCCTGCTGCACGAGTACGGACACGCGCTGCACCACGCCCACGTGTCGGAGCAACTCCCGCTGGAGCTGCGCCGCCTGGGCGACGCCTCGGTGACGGAGGGCTTCGCGACCCTCTTCGAGCGGCTGCTGATGGACGAGGAGTGGCTCAAGCGCTACGCGCGACTGCCCACCTCCCCGGCACGCGACGCGGCCCGCATGGCGGCCTTCCAGGCCCTCACCGTGTTGCGCCGGCACTGCGCCCGGCTCGGCTACGAGCTGTCGCTGCGCACCAGTGGGCCCTCGTCCGAGCGCGCAGAGGAGTACGTCGACACCCAGCGCCAGGCGCTCTTCGTCGAGCCCCATCGCGGCTTCTTCCTCTTCGACGTGGACCCGCAACTCTACGTGACGCGCTACCTGCGCGGCTGGGCGCTGGAGGCACGGCTCACCCCGTCCCTCACCGGACGCTTCAACGAGGACTGGTGGCGCAATCCCTCCGCGCGCCAGTGGCTCCAGGGCCTCTTCGCCCGGGGTGGCACCGACGACGCCGAAACACTGTCCCAGGAGATCTCAGGCAAAAAACTGGCGCTCCCCGAGGCGGGTGACCGCCTCGTGGCCCTGCTCAATCGCTGA
- a CDS encoding GIY-YIG nuclease family protein, producing MGVFAVRNLPQGKVMVGSALNLPGALNRLRFELTQGMHRKYPALQEDWNRLGAEAFSFEVLDVLEPPKEPGTDLGEELRVLEALWMDRLRPYGEAGYHPSPKPSAS from the coding sequence ATGGGCGTGTTCGCCGTGCGCAACCTCCCCCAAGGCAAGGTGATGGTGGGCTCGGCCCTCAACCTGCCCGGAGCGCTCAACCGCCTGCGCTTCGAGCTGACGCAAGGCATGCACCGCAAATACCCCGCCCTGCAGGAGGACTGGAACCGGCTCGGCGCCGAGGCCTTCTCCTTCGAGGTGCTCGACGTCCTGGAACCGCCGAAGGAGCCGGGCACGGACCTTGGCGAGGAATTGCGCGTCCTGGAAGCGCTCTGGATGGATCGGCTGCGCCCCTACGGCGAAGCCGGCTACCACCCCTCGCCCAAACCGTCGGCTTCGTGA